A single window of Culicoides brevitarsis isolate CSIRO-B50_1 chromosome 3, AGI_CSIRO_Cbre_v1, whole genome shotgun sequence DNA harbors:
- the LOC134835186 gene encoding glycoprotein 3-alpha-L-fucosyltransferase A-like: MGVTERKTVELQQKVVKFQLRRKYLYFTFFVSIFMTCLYVTIPLPSESEIIVKCSKVKTVELYFFNERKNLTKDVDVTKLPLFPKEDPISDRIVNQLLYMPPNYENYAKNLSLEKYKKISIVEPERWGAFEKGFYKLGTEMFKSCPVFTCTVDNKDTSEADLVLFKTHKSEPKKHPNQLRLLFELEGPPFIQNTNYVTEIVGEYEWVSTYRHDSDIPVPYGKWMYFDDRVRQLEQTENFAAGKTKKIAWFVSNCHPYNKRMEIAKELRKYLPVDIFGKCSDQNQTCPRGESCDKMLESDYKFYLAFENADCGDYITEKTFKSLKYKVLPIVMGARPEEYRSLLPERSFVHVDDFDSVAHLGAYLQLLDQDDNLYNSYFAWRGTGENIDDYSTYYKLYWCRLCAMLHNPNRMDLSKTALYNTTIEEWFYRDCQNDGWKMNFNGTS, from the coding sequence atgggaGTCACAGAACGTAAAACAGTTGAACTTCAACAAAAAGTggtcaaatttcaattgaggagaaaatatttgtatttcacgttttttgtatcaatttttatgacatgTTTATATGTTACTATACCTCTACCATCCGAATcagaaataattgtaaaatgtTCCAAAGTAAAAACTGTtgaattgtattttttcaatgaaaggaaaaatttgacCAAAGACGTTGATGTTACGAAATTGCCACTTTTCCCAAAAGAAGATCCTATAAGCGATCGGATAGTAAATCAACTTTTGTATATGCCGCCCAATTATGAGAATTATGCCAAAAATCTTTCTCTTGAAAAGTACAAGAAGATCAGTATAGTTGAACCAGAACGTTGGGGAGCGTTCGAAAAAGGATTTTATAAGCTTGGAACTGAAATGTTCAAGTCTTGTCCTGTTTTTACATGTACAGTAGATAACAAAGACACGTCTGAAGCTGATCTTGTTTTGTTCAAAACTCACAAATCTGAGCCAAAAAAGCATCCAAATCAATTGCGTTTACTTTTTGAGCTTGAAGGTCCTCCCTTTATACAAAATACGAATTATGTAACAGAAATTGTCGGAGAGTATGAATGGGTCTCAACATATAGACATGATAGCGATATTCCAGTACCTTATGGAAAATGGATGTACTTTGACGATCGCGTCAGGCAACTTGAGCAAACGGAGAATTTCGCAGcaggaaaaacgaagaaaatcgcCTGGTTCGTTTCCAATTGTCATCCGTACAATAAACGAATGGAAATAGCAAAAGAGCTGCGAAAGTATTTGCCTGTAGATATCTTCGGGAAATGCAGTGATCAAAATCAAACTTGTCCCAGAGGCGAATCTTGTGACAAAATGCTCGAAAGTGACTACAAATTCTACTTGGCTTTCGAAAATGCAGATTGTGGCGATTATATTAccgaaaaaactttcaagtcATTGAAATACAAAGTTCTACCGATCGTGATGGGTGCTCGTCCTGAGGAGTATCGAAGTCTTTTGCCGGAACGATCTTTCGTTCATGTCGATGATTTCGACTCCGTGGCACATCTTGGAGCATATTTGCAACTTCTCGATCAGGATGACAACTTGTATAACTCGTATTTCGCATGGCGCGGAACTGGGGAAAATATTGATGATTACAGTACTTATTATAAACTGTACTGGTGTCGTTTATGCGCAATGCTTCACAATCCAAATAGAATGGATCTATCCAAAACTGCATTATATAACACAACTATCGAAGAATGGTTCTATCGAGATTGCCAAAATGACGGATGGAAAATGAATTTCAACGGtacaagttga
- the LOC134833717 gene encoding gustatory and odorant receptor 22-like, with amino-acid sequence MGKVFTISKDNLHLKGLNDPVLIERERERIARANLNSQDGDTAEEHDQFYRDHKLLLVLFRVLAVMPILRSAPGRVTFSWRSSASIYAFTFYVFATFWVCIVGYERITILGNTEQFDEYIYGILFIIFLVPHFWIPFVGWGVASIVAAYKTMWGAFQVRYYRVTGRSLQFPFLKTLIIILFIGCVTCAVVFLLSLSMLLDGFSLWHTTAYYHIVIMLNMNAALWYCNCLGTRVASKSLSDCFREDVGIECTASIISQYRFLWLNLSELVQALGNAYSRTYSTYCLFMLFNITIAIYAAMSQIIDHGFNFSFKEIGLIVDTVYCSILLFVFCDSSHKATLQVAQGVQDTLLSINLLTVDQPTQKEIDLFIQAIEMNPATVSLKGYAAVNRELLTASLRTISIYLIVLLQFKISLVAQQLPPQLLEKGGMTS; translated from the exons ATGGGAAAAGTCTTTACAATCTCCAAAGACAATCTTCATCTAAAAGGCTTGAACGACCCAGTTCTCATTGAACGTGAACGCGAACGTATCGCTCGTGCCAACTTAAATTCCCAAGATGGCGATACGGCGGAAGAACACGACCAGTTCTATCGTGATCACAAGCTGCTTCTTGTACTTTTTCGCGTCTTGGCGGTTATGCCAATTTTGCGCTCAGCTCCGGGACGAGTTACGTTCAGTTGGCGCTCGTCAGCTAGCATTTATGCATTTACTTTTTACGTTTTTGCCACGTTCTGGGTTTGCATTGTGGGCTACGAAAGAATTACAATTCTCGGAAATACCGAACAGTTTGACGAGTATATCTACGGAAttttgttcataatttttttggtgcCGCATTTTTGGATTCCCTTCGTTGGATGGGGCGTCGCGAGTATTGTAGCTGCTTACAAAACCATGTGGGGTGCCTTTCAAGTGAGATATTATCGAGTTACGGGACGTTCCTTGCAATTTCCCTTTTTGAAGACGCTGATTATCATTTTGTTCATTGGATGCGTGACGTGTGCCGTGGTTTTTCTTCTATCGCTCAGCATGTTACTTGATGGATTTTCGTTGTGGCATACGACGGCGTATTATCACATCGTCATTATGCTGAACATGAATGCAGCGCTTTGGTATTGCAATTGTTTGGGCACAAGAGTGGCTTCGAAGAGCTTGTCGGATTGCTTTCGAGAAGATGTCGGAATTGAATGTACGGCTTCGATTATCTCGCAGTACAGATTTTTGTGGTTGAATTTGAGTGAACTGGTACAAGCGCTGGGAAATGCTTATTCGAGAACATATTCGACGTATTGTCTTTTCAT gCTTTTCAACATCACAATTGCCATTTACGCCGCCATGTCGCAAATCATCGATCACGGCTTCAACTTTTCGTTCAAGGAAATCGGTTTAATTGTCGATACCGTGTACTGTTCCATCCTGTTGTTTGTCTTTTGCGACAGCAGTCACAAGGCAACGTTGCAG GTCGCTCAAGGTGTACAAGACACGCTTTTATCGATTAATTTGTTGACGGTGGACCAACCGACGCAGAAAGAGATTGACTTGTTCATTCAAGCGATCGAAATGAATCCAGCGACGGTCAGTTTGAAGGGATATGCCGCCGTAAATCGGGAGTTATTGACAgct agcCTTCGAACAATTTCGATCTACTTAATTGTGTTACTGCAATTCAAAATATCTCTCGTCGCACAACAACTTCCGCCACAATTGCTGGAAAAAGGAGGAATGACATcttaa